From one Shewanella sp. GD04112 genomic stretch:
- a CDS encoding IS4 family transposase — protein sequence MQLTTALALANGYAPNTEQLGKLSDILCPDFISQCLETSGVATIRKRRLPLEQAVWAVIAMAMYRQEPVWSIVAKAQLMLPGKKPLVAPSAVVQARQRLGVDAVKEIFSQSQRVWNQDAQHPDWCGLTLLGVDGVIWRTPDTPNNQQAFTYSKNQHGDVGYPQVRMVCQMELTSHMLVASAFDDAKINEMKLAEQLIDSTPDNSLTLFDRGFYSLGLLNRWHQAGKSRHWLMPMKKGTQFEVITKLGRHDKLIRLTTTAQSRKQFNELPEFIDVRLLTKTVKGKEVNILTSMTDPLRFPGAEIVDLYSHRWEIELGYREMKQSLLNSEFTLRSKKPEMVKQELWGILLSYNIIRYQMVKMAQSKPGLYANQLSFTTCAVAIIHVIYGFWLEAAGTIPKRMDSLLAETEQHVLPIRGDSRAYPRCVRVKPRKYPVKRKCQSALN from the coding sequence ATGCAACTGACTACAGCGCTTGCACTGGCTAATGGCTACGCTCCCAACACTGAACAACTCGGCAAACTAAGTGATATCTTGTGTCCAGATTTCATCTCGCAATGCCTTGAAACATCTGGTGTAGCAACCATACGCAAACGTCGACTTCCTCTAGAGCAGGCTGTTTGGGCTGTCATTGCGATGGCAATGTATCGCCAAGAGCCTGTTTGGAGCATTGTCGCCAAAGCACAATTGATGTTGCCTGGTAAGAAGCCCCTTGTGGCTCCTAGCGCCGTTGTTCAAGCCAGACAACGTTTAGGTGTTGATGCCGTTAAAGAAATTTTTTCGCAAAGTCAGCGCGTCTGGAACCAAGATGCCCAGCATCCTGACTGGTGTGGCTTAACGTTGCTTGGGGTTGATGGCGTCATTTGGCGAACGCCCGATACTCCCAACAACCAGCAAGCCTTTACCTACAGCAAAAACCAGCACGGTGATGTTGGCTATCCGCAAGTACGCATGGTTTGCCAGATGGAATTGACGAGCCACATGTTAGTTGCCAGCGCATTTGACGATGCCAAAATCAATGAAATGAAGTTGGCAGAGCAACTGATTGATAGCACACCCGACAACTCACTCACCCTATTTGACCGAGGATTTTACTCACTGGGGCTGCTAAACCGTTGGCATCAAGCGGGCAAATCCAGACATTGGTTAATGCCGATGAAGAAAGGCACACAGTTTGAAGTCATCACAAAACTCGGTCGACACGATAAACTCATTCGGCTGACGACCACAGCACAATCTCGTAAACAATTTAATGAGTTACCTGAATTTATTGACGTCCGATTGCTGACAAAAACAGTGAAAGGCAAAGAGGTCAATATCCTCACCTCAATGACAGACCCGTTGCGTTTCCCTGGTGCAGAAATCGTGGATTTATACAGTCATCGCTGGGAAATTGAGCTGGGCTATCGCGAGATGAAGCAGAGTTTGCTCAACAGCGAGTTTACGTTGAGGAGCAAGAAACCGGAGATGGTAAAACAAGAGCTATGGGGCATTCTCTTGAGCTACAATATTATCCGCTACCAGATGGTGAAAATGGCGCAAAGCAAGCCGGGTTTATACGCTAACCAACTGAGTTTTACGACATGCGCGGTTGCGATAATCCATGTGATTTATGGGTTTTGGCTGGAAGCCGCCGGAACCATCCCTAAAAGGATGGATAGTTTACTCGCAGAAACCGAGCAGCATGTGCTACCAATACGAGGGGATTCAAGAGCTTACCCTCGGTGTGTCAGAGTGAAACCAAGGAAATACCCAGTCAAAAGAAAATGCCAGTCAGCTCTTAACTGA
- a CDS encoding helix-turn-helix domain-containing protein, with protein sequence MSDNLLTVDEVCKLLDKSPATIKRYARENLLSSVKDGEELRFPEEEVKRYLAFSQRLGR encoded by the coding sequence ATGAGTGATAATCTGTTAACTGTGGATGAAGTGTGCAAGTTGCTGGATAAGAGTCCAGCAACGATTAAACGCTATGCGCGGGAAAACCTGCTCAGCAGCGTGAAAGACGGTGAAGAATTGCGATTCCCCGAAGAAGAGGTCAAACGTTACTTAGCCTTTTCGCAGCGCTTAGGAAGATAA
- a CDS encoding DUF599 domain-containing protein, with product MTFSLLDISALTWFIVSWAGYTAFARRKAKDTDCIARGLHKHRIYWMLELMTRGVRVGDAALLANLERNIAFFASTTLFVLAGVLTLFAQVERLEAVIATIPYATPPNHSLVQVKLALLVVIFVMAFFQFTWSMRQYGFVNVMIGAGPMDSEGANDNLKAYARQMATVQDQAAHSYNYGLRAYYFSMAVLCWFVHPILFILASLFVVVTLYRREFKSRAVMAITAAKAHLGSEYQAREAQRQAK from the coding sequence ATGACATTCTCGCTACTAGATATTTCTGCATTGACGTGGTTTATCGTTTCTTGGGCTGGCTATACCGCCTTTGCCCGACGTAAGGCGAAGGATACCGACTGTATTGCCCGTGGCCTGCATAAACATCGAATTTACTGGATGCTCGAGCTGATGACTCGAGGTGTGCGCGTCGGTGATGCGGCGTTATTAGCTAACCTTGAGCGTAATATTGCCTTTTTTGCCTCGACTACGCTGTTCGTACTCGCGGGGGTATTAACCTTATTTGCACAGGTTGAACGGCTCGAAGCCGTGATCGCCACTATTCCCTATGCCACACCGCCGAACCACTCCTTAGTTCAAGTTAAGCTGGCGCTATTAGTAGTAATCTTCGTGATGGCATTTTTCCAATTTACCTGGTCGATGCGCCAATATGGCTTTGTGAACGTGATGATAGGCGCAGGCCCAATGGATAGCGAAGGCGCAAACGACAACCTCAAAGCCTACGCGCGGCAAATGGCAACGGTGCAAGACCAAGCCGCCCATTCCTATAACTATGGCCTGCGGGCGTACTACTTTTCGATGGCCGTGCTCTGCTGGTTTGTGCACCCGATACTGTTTATTTTGGCCAGCCTGTTTGTGGTGGTCACCCTCTATCGCCGCGAATTTAAATCCCGCGCCGTAATGGCCATTACCGCCGCCAAGGCACATTTGGGCAGCGAATATCAGGCGCGAGAAGCCCAGCGCCAAGCCAAGTAG
- a CDS encoding OmpA family protein — MTMTSNFKPIAVAVAFALLLSSCAVTQSVENNKETVIGCAIGTGLGALIGNYLGGKKGMAYGAAAGAAIGCTVGYDFQKKREALEALAKTENLDIQFTSISTSVNADNQQKNLLISANNTTMSKEEQEKYADYQVVGMAATISSTDEMMFNSGSAEATTKARQKLQKLAAIYKDSQQNILITGHTDSSGSESLNQALSEARARYVATLFHQAGIPTERLFFQGAGESQPVAANTLEEGKAKNRRVEIVEIDGKPDQLLAYSNKQKTNLSYLSRRSQDKVATVKPSETSPKSPVVVSEDNSQIMMTQSEIGKLVKPSHQQKALVDFGGEKMTDPSTNFVQLVGVKKESGFALFSNAYASEISSLNCAVEGPRVDGEVKSLATGERYNRQDYNTADYLPGMNGTVWVNKVNGHYIGLAPVAVIKDSGTAVSAPTVNIWKNYKGASKELPSYQLSSHVETYYGDRGLLYRIFTTDKESPVRCMDVVMPIDRSTTAITGKLYYEKNKTIYEAGFEPKLL, encoded by the coding sequence ATGACTATGACATCTAATTTCAAGCCTATCGCAGTTGCAGTCGCTTTTGCATTGTTACTTAGTAGTTGTGCTGTTACACAATCAGTCGAAAATAATAAAGAAACAGTCATTGGTTGTGCGATTGGTACTGGTTTAGGTGCATTAATTGGTAACTACTTAGGTGGTAAGAAGGGGATGGCTTATGGTGCAGCCGCAGGGGCTGCAATTGGGTGCACAGTTGGTTACGATTTTCAAAAGAAACGTGAAGCACTGGAAGCATTAGCTAAAACTGAAAATCTTGATATTCAATTTACTTCAATCAGCACATCAGTTAATGCTGATAATCAACAAAAAAATCTATTGATTAGTGCTAACAACACAACTATGTCTAAGGAGGAACAGGAAAAATATGCTGATTATCAAGTTGTGGGTATGGCTGCAACTATTTCTAGTACAGATGAAATGATGTTTAACTCTGGCTCTGCTGAGGCGACAACCAAAGCAAGGCAAAAATTGCAAAAACTGGCAGCAATTTATAAAGATTCTCAGCAGAATATCCTGATTACTGGTCACACTGATTCAAGTGGGAGTGAATCATTAAATCAGGCGCTAAGTGAGGCGAGGGCTCGTTATGTTGCTACCCTTTTTCATCAGGCGGGTATCCCAACAGAAAGATTATTTTTCCAAGGTGCGGGGGAATCGCAACCTGTCGCGGCCAATACATTAGAAGAGGGTAAGGCTAAAAATCGCCGAGTAGAAATTGTGGAGATTGATGGTAAGCCAGATCAGTTGTTGGCTTATTCTAATAAACAGAAAACCAACCTTAGTTATTTATCACGTCGTTCTCAGGATAAGGTTGCTACGGTTAAACCGAGTGAAACCTCTCCTAAATCTCCAGTAGTTGTAAGCGAAGACAACTCACAGATAATGATGACCCAATCTGAGATAGGGAAATTAGTTAAACCATCACATCAGCAAAAGGCTTTAGTTGATTTTGGTGGTGAGAAAATGACAGATCCTTCAACCAATTTTGTTCAATTGGTCGGGGTAAAAAAAGAGAGTGGTTTTGCATTATTTAGTAATGCATACGCATCAGAAATATCGAGTCTCAACTGTGCTGTTGAAGGACCAAGAGTGGATGGTGAAGTAAAGAGCTTAGCCACTGGAGAAAGGTATAATCGTCAAGATTACAATACTGCTGATTATCTACCAGGAATGAACGGCACTGTTTGGGTTAATAAAGTAAATGGTCATTATATTGGTTTAGCCCCTGTTGCTGTCATTAAAGATAGCGGCACGGCAGTTTCTGCTCCAACAGTAAATATTTGGAAAAACTATAAGGGAGCGAGCAAAGAATTACCTAGTTATCAGTTATCAAGCCATGTTGAGACTTACTATGGAGATAGAGGGTTGCTATACCGGATTTTTACTACAGATAAAGAGTCTCCTGTGCGTTGTATGGATGTGGTAATGCCGATTGACAGGTCTACTACAGCAATCACAGGTAAGTTATATTATGAAAAAAATAAGACCATATATGAAGCAGGTTTTGAACCTAAATTATTATAA
- the putA gene encoding bifunctional proline dehydrogenase/L-glutamate gamma-semialdehyde dehydrogenase PutA: protein MEAITMFKASEVLAGRYDSANLDELFKAVTDNYIVDEEQYLSELIKLVPSSDEAIERVTRRAHELVNKVRQFDKKGLMVGIDAFLQQYSLETQEGIILMCLAEALLRIPDAATADALIEDKLSGAKWDEHLSKSDSVLVNASTWGLMLTGKIVKLDKKIDGTPSNLLSRLVNRLGEPVIRQAMMAAMKIMGKQFVLGRTMKEALKNSEDKRKLGYTHSYDMLGEAALTRKDAEKYFNDYANAITELGAQSYNENESPRPTISIKLSALHPRYEVANEDRVLTELYDTVIRLIKLARGLNIGISIDAEEVDRLELSLKLFQKLFNSDATKGWGLLGIVVQAYSKRALPVLVWLTRLAKEQGDEIPVRLVKGAYWDSELKWAQQAGEAAYPLYTRKAGTDVSYLACARYLLSDATRGAIYPQFASHNAQTVAAISDMAGDRNHEFQRLHGMGQELYDTILSEAGAKAVRIYAPIGAHKDLLPYLVRRLLENGANTSFVHKLVDPKTPIESLVVHPLKTLTGYKTLANNKIVLPTDIFGSDRKNSKGLNMNIISEAEPFFAALDKFKSTQWQAGPLVNGQTLTGEHKTVVSPFDTTQTVGQVAFADKAAIEQAVASADAAFATWTRTPVEVRASALQKLADLLEENREELIALCTREAGKSIQDGIDEVREAVDFCRYYAVQAKKLMSKPELLPGPTGELNELFLQGRGVFVCISPWNFPLAIFLGQVSAALAAGNTVVAKPAEQTSIIGYRAVQLAHQAGIPTDVLQYLPGTGATVGNALTADERIGGVCFTGSTGTAKLINRTLANREGAIIPLIAETGGQNAMVVDSTSQPEQVVNDVVSSSFTSAGQRCSALRVLFLQEDIADRVIDVLQGAMDELVIGNPSSVKTDVGPVIDATAKANLDAHIDHIKQVGKLIKQMSLPAGTENGHFVSPTAVEIDSIKVLEKEHFGPILHVIRYKASELAHVIDEINSTGFGLTLGIHSRNEGHALEVADKVNVGNVYINRNQIGAVVGVQPFGGQGLSGTGPKAGGPHYLTRFVTEKTRTNNITAIGGNATLLSLGDSDA from the coding sequence ATGGAAGCGATTACTATGTTCAAAGCGAGTGAAGTGCTGGCAGGCCGCTACGATTCTGCCAATCTCGACGAACTGTTCAAAGCCGTCACCGACAACTACATTGTCGATGAAGAACAATACTTGTCAGAGCTAATCAAACTAGTGCCCTCCAGTGATGAAGCCATCGAGCGCGTCACTCGTCGTGCCCACGAACTGGTCAACAAAGTTCGTCAATTCGATAAGAAAGGTTTAATGGTTGGCATCGACGCCTTCTTGCAGCAATACAGCTTAGAAACACAGGAAGGGATTATCCTGATGTGTTTAGCCGAAGCCCTGCTGCGTATTCCCGATGCGGCCACCGCCGACGCCTTGATTGAAGATAAACTCTCAGGCGCGAAATGGGATGAACACTTAAGCAAGAGCGATTCGGTACTGGTTAACGCCTCCACTTGGGGCCTAATGCTCACTGGCAAAATCGTCAAACTCGATAAAAAAATCGATGGTACGCCAAGCAACCTGTTAAGCCGTTTAGTGAATCGTTTAGGTGAGCCTGTGATCCGCCAAGCCATGATGGCGGCGATGAAGATCATGGGTAAGCAGTTCGTTCTCGGCCGCACCATGAAAGAAGCGCTCAAGAACAGCGAAGACAAGCGTAAATTAGGTTACACCCATTCCTACGATATGCTGGGTGAAGCCGCGCTGACGCGTAAAGATGCCGAAAAATACTTTAACGATTATGCCAATGCGATTACCGAGTTAGGCGCGCAAAGCTATAACGAAAACGAATCACCACGCCCAACGATTTCTATCAAGCTGTCGGCACTGCACCCACGTTACGAAGTCGCTAACGAAGACCGTGTACTGACCGAGCTGTATGACACAGTTATTCGCTTAATTAAGTTAGCCCGTGGCTTAAATATCGGTATTTCTATCGACGCTGAAGAAGTTGACCGCCTCGAGCTTTCACTCAAACTGTTCCAAAAACTGTTTAATTCTGACGCCACTAAGGGTTGGGGCTTACTCGGTATCGTGGTGCAAGCTTACTCTAAGCGCGCCCTGCCAGTACTGGTATGGTTAACCCGCCTAGCGAAAGAGCAAGGCGATGAAATTCCGGTTCGCTTAGTGAAAGGCGCCTACTGGGACAGCGAGCTGAAATGGGCACAACAAGCTGGTGAAGCCGCATACCCACTCTACACCCGCAAAGCAGGTACCGACGTATCTTACTTAGCCTGTGCGCGTTACCTGTTATCTGACGCCACCCGCGGCGCGATTTACCCACAATTTGCCAGCCACAACGCGCAAACCGTGGCGGCGATTTCTGATATGGCTGGCGATCGTAACCACGAATTCCAACGCCTACACGGTATGGGACAAGAGCTGTACGACACTATTCTGTCGGAAGCTGGCGCGAAAGCGGTACGTATCTACGCCCCTATCGGTGCCCATAAAGATCTACTGCCCTACTTAGTGCGTCGCCTACTGGAAAACGGTGCGAACACCTCGTTCGTACACAAGCTGGTCGACCCGAAAACCCCTATCGAGTCTTTAGTGGTTCACCCACTGAAAACCCTGACAGGCTACAAAACCCTGGCTAACAACAAAATCGTTTTACCTACCGACATCTTCGGTAGCGATCGCAAAAATTCCAAGGGACTCAATATGAACATCATTTCAGAAGCAGAGCCATTCTTCGCGGCCTTAGACAAATTCAAATCGACGCAGTGGCAAGCGGGCCCTCTGGTTAATGGTCAAACCTTAACTGGCGAGCACAAAACCGTGGTGAGCCCATTCGATACCACTCAAACTGTGGGTCAAGTGGCCTTTGCTGACAAAGCGGCTATCGAACAAGCTGTCGCCTCTGCCGATGCGGCCTTTGCAACTTGGACTCGTACTCCAGTTGAAGTGCGCGCCTCTGCCCTGCAAAAGCTGGCGGATCTATTAGAAGAAAACCGCGAAGAACTGATTGCTCTGTGTACCCGTGAAGCGGGCAAGAGCATTCAAGACGGTATCGACGAAGTGCGTGAAGCCGTAGACTTCTGCCGCTATTACGCGGTGCAAGCTAAGAAGCTGATGTCAAAACCTGAGCTGCTCCCTGGCCCAACGGGTGAATTAAACGAACTCTTCCTCCAAGGTCGCGGTGTGTTCGTGTGTATCAGCCCATGGAACTTCCCATTGGCTATCTTCTTAGGCCAAGTATCGGCAGCCCTAGCAGCAGGTAACACTGTTGTGGCTAAACCTGCAGAGCAAACCTCTATCATTGGTTACCGCGCAGTGCAGTTAGCACACCAAGCGGGTATTCCAACGGACGTGCTGCAATATCTACCCGGCACTGGCGCTACCGTAGGTAACGCACTGACGGCTGATGAGCGCATCGGCGGCGTATGCTTTACCGGTTCAACTGGCACAGCCAAACTCATCAACCGCACTCTGGCAAACCGTGAAGGCGCAATCATTCCATTAATCGCCGAAACTGGTGGTCAAAACGCTATGGTGGTTGACTCTACTTCTCAGCCAGAACAAGTGGTTAACGATGTAGTGTCTTCATCCTTCACCAGTGCGGGTCAACGCTGCTCAGCTTTACGTGTACTCTTCCTACAGGAAGATATTGCAGACCGCGTTATCGATGTACTCCAAGGTGCGATGGATGAGTTAGTGATTGGCAATCCAAGTTCAGTGAAAACTGACGTAGGCCCAGTTATCGATGCGACTGCGAAGGCGAACCTTGACGCCCATATCGACCACATCAAGCAAGTGGGTAAGTTAATCAAGCAAATGTCTCTGCCAGCGGGTACCGAGAATGGTCACTTTGTGTCACCAACCGCCGTTGAAATTGATTCAATCAAAGTGCTTGAAAAAGAACACTTTGGTCCAATCCTGCACGTGATCCGTTACAAGGCATCTGAACTTGCCCATGTGATCGATGAAATCAACAGCACAGGTTTTGGCTTAACTTTAGGTATCCACAGCCGTAACGAAGGTCATGCCCTCGAAGTGGCGGATAAAGTGAACGTAGGTAACGTGTACATCAACCGCAACCAAATCGGCGCAGTCGTTGGCGTACAGCCTTTCGGCGGCCAAGGTCTGTCGGGCACAGGTCCAAAAGCGGGTGGTCCACACTACTTAACTCGCTTCGTGACTGAAAAGACTCGCACTAATAACATCACCGCTATCGGTGGTAACGCGACCCTGTTGTCACTGGGTGATAGCGACGCCTAA
- a CDS encoding TIGR04211 family SH3 domain-containing protein, whose protein sequence is MLLSPNLLAEGQPRYISDNVFLYILNGPSTDYRILGSIEAGQPITLLGETQGDYSKIVDHKGREGWVPTNMISSTTSFREQVSSLTSELAEAKAKLDEVMSSTDNHADEVAELKAKLTEAEAMLNKTTQERDSLKVAVDRSAQEAQFALWREGGLIAAAGLVVGVILVYLPRPQRRNKKRWM, encoded by the coding sequence ATGTTACTCTCCCCCAACCTGCTGGCCGAAGGCCAACCCCGTTATATCTCGGACAACGTGTTTCTTTATATTCTCAATGGTCCGAGTACAGACTATCGTATCTTAGGCTCGATTGAAGCGGGACAACCTATTACCTTATTGGGCGAAACCCAAGGCGATTACTCCAAAATTGTCGACCACAAGGGACGCGAAGGTTGGGTACCAACTAACATGATTAGTTCTACCACCAGTTTTCGCGAGCAAGTATCGTCACTCACCAGTGAACTGGCTGAAGCCAAAGCTAAACTGGACGAAGTGATGAGCTCAACCGATAACCATGCCGATGAAGTGGCCGAACTTAAAGCCAAGCTGACCGAAGCCGAAGCTATGCTTAACAAAACCACTCAAGAGCGTGACAGTTTAAAAGTGGCCGTGGATCGCAGCGCTCAGGAAGCACAATTTGCCCTATGGCGTGAAGGTGGTTTGATAGCCGCAGCCGGTTTAGTGGTGGGAGTGATTTTGGTGTATCTGCCAAGACCGCAGCGCCGCAATAAAAAGCGTTGGATGTAA
- a CDS encoding inorganic phosphate transporter, with the protein MVDAGMEVANVLATNGPWLIAIAAAFGFLMAWGIGANDVANAMGTSVGSNAITIKQAIIIAMIFEFAGAYLAGGEVTSTIRNGIIDSSYFTQTPELLVYGMIGSLLAAGIWLVVASALGWPVSTTHSIVGAIIGFAAVGVGTDSVAWEKVGGIVGSWVITPAISGFMAFILFQSTQKLIFNTDNPLANAKRYVPFYMAFAGFIMSLVTILKGLSHVGIHLKGAEAYLLAGVIALIVGIVGKVVISRLKMDEKATHKTMYANVEKVFAILMVLTACCMAFAHGSNDVANAIGPLAAVVSVVNSGGQIASKSALVWWILPLGAVGIVMGLAIFGKRVMQTIGKNITHLTPSRGFAAELAAASTVVIASGTGLPISTTQTLVGAVLGVGMARGIAAINIGVVRNIVVSWVVTLPAGAGLSIIFFFMIKGIFN; encoded by the coding sequence ATGGTTGATGCAGGTATGGAGGTGGCTAACGTCTTAGCCACTAATGGGCCGTGGCTTATTGCCATTGCGGCCGCGTTTGGTTTTCTAATGGCGTGGGGTATTGGTGCGAACGACGTGGCCAATGCAATGGGAACCTCTGTGGGTTCCAACGCTATTACTATTAAACAAGCGATTATTATCGCAATGATCTTCGAATTTGCTGGTGCTTACTTAGCCGGCGGCGAAGTAACCAGTACGATCCGTAACGGTATTATTGATTCAAGCTACTTTACCCAAACCCCTGAATTGCTGGTATACGGCATGATTGGCTCGCTGTTAGCCGCAGGGATTTGGTTAGTTGTCGCATCAGCCTTAGGCTGGCCAGTATCGACCACTCACTCAATCGTGGGCGCGATTATCGGTTTCGCGGCTGTGGGTGTTGGCACTGATTCAGTCGCTTGGGAAAAAGTAGGTGGTATCGTTGGCTCTTGGGTCATCACCCCTGCAATCTCTGGCTTTATGGCTTTCATTCTGTTCCAAAGCACGCAAAAACTGATTTTCAACACAGATAACCCACTCGCTAACGCGAAACGCTATGTGCCTTTCTACATGGCATTTGCGGGCTTTATCATGTCGTTAGTCACCATCCTTAAGGGTCTATCACACGTTGGTATTCACTTAAAAGGTGCCGAAGCATACTTGTTAGCCGGTGTGATTGCACTGATCGTGGGTATCGTGGGTAAAGTGGTAATTTCTCGTTTAAAAATGGATGAGAAAGCCACCCACAAAACCATGTACGCTAACGTTGAAAAAGTGTTTGCTATCCTGATGGTGCTCACCGCCTGTTGTATGGCGTTTGCCCACGGTTCAAACGACGTAGCTAACGCGATTGGCCCATTAGCCGCGGTTGTCTCTGTGGTAAACAGTGGTGGTCAAATTGCCTCTAAGTCTGCGTTGGTTTGGTGGATCCTGCCTTTAGGTGCCGTTGGTATCGTGATGGGTCTGGCAATCTTCGGTAAGCGCGTGATGCAAACCATTGGTAAAAACATCACTCACTTAACGCCAAGTCGTGGTTTTGCTGCCGAATTAGCCGCAGCATCAACCGTAGTTATTGCTTCTGGTACTGGTTTACCTATCTCTACTACACAAACCTTAGTCGGTGCGGTATTAGGTGTGGGTATGGCTCGTGGTATTGCTGCAATCAATATCGGTGTAGTGCGTAATATCGTTGTGTCTTGGGTGGTAACCTTACCTGCGGGTGCAGGTCTGTCGATCATCTTCTTCTTTATGATTAAAGGTATCTTTAACTAA
- a CDS encoding TIGR00153 family protein: MPVNSILGVFAKSPIKPLQEHMDKVYDCASLLVPFFEATITGNWDGAVQLRKQISLAEKQGDSLKREIRLTLPSGLFMPVERTDLLELLTQQDKIANKAKDISGRVIGRQLLIPQVMQVPFIAYLQRCIDAVGLAKQVINELEDLLEAGFRGREVDLVAKMINELDIIEEDTDDLQIQLRRQLFALESELNPVDVMFLYKTIEWVGGLADLAERVGSRLELMLARV, from the coding sequence ATGCCAGTAAACTCTATTTTGGGCGTGTTTGCAAAATCGCCAATCAAGCCTCTTCAAGAGCACATGGACAAAGTCTACGATTGCGCATCGTTACTGGTCCCCTTTTTCGAAGCCACCATCACAGGTAACTGGGATGGCGCAGTTCAACTACGCAAGCAAATCAGTTTAGCGGAAAAGCAAGGTGACTCACTCAAGCGTGAAATTCGCCTCACTCTGCCAAGCGGTTTGTTTATGCCAGTTGAGCGTACAGATCTATTGGAACTACTGACTCAACAAGACAAAATCGCTAACAAAGCAAAAGATATCTCTGGTCGTGTTATCGGCCGTCAATTATTAATCCCTCAGGTCATGCAAGTGCCCTTTATTGCGTATCTACAACGTTGTATCGACGCAGTAGGTCTTGCAAAACAAGTCATTAACGAACTCGAAGATTTGCTCGAAGCAGGTTTCCGCGGTCGTGAAGTCGACTTAGTGGCTAAAATGATCAACGAACTCGATATCATCGAAGAAGATACTGACGATCTGCAAATTCAACTACGTCGTCAACTATTTGCATTGGAATCAGAATTGAATCCTGTCGATGTGATGTTCCTCTATAAAACGATTGAATGGGTCGGCGGTCTTGCAGATCTTGCCGAACGAGTCGGTTCGCGTCTTGAGCTTATGCTGGCTCGCGTTTAA